One stretch of Caldilineales bacterium DNA includes these proteins:
- a CDS encoding glycosyltransferase family 2 protein, which produces MPAPDRPPTLACAILARNVSAHIADCVRSCAFADLVLVFDTDSDDGTVELARAAGALVVPAPFVNFSQARNYALEHTDADWVFFVDADERVTPELAQEVRQAIASDRAEGWWVPRYNHIVGHVLRGGGWYPDRQLRLLRRDKAHYDPAREVHELAIIDGRQANLNEHLIHYNYDAWDQFHAKQRRYTAFEAKTLRAEGVRAHPRHLITRPLQAFWRRFVTWQGYRDGLFGLRLCLVMAWYELLKYGWLLRGR; this is translated from the coding sequence ATGCCCGCCCCTGACCGCCCGCCCACCCTGGCCTGCGCTATCCTGGCCCGCAATGTCAGCGCCCACATCGCCGACTGCGTGCGCTCCTGCGCCTTCGCCGACCTGGTGCTGGTCTTCGACACCGATAGCGATGATGGCACTGTGGAGCTGGCGCGGGCCGCGGGCGCGCTCGTCGTCCCGGCGCCTTTCGTCAACTTCTCGCAGGCGCGCAACTACGCCCTCGAACACACCGATGCCGACTGGGTTTTCTTTGTCGACGCCGACGAACGGGTGACGCCCGAACTGGCGCAGGAAGTCCGTCAGGCCATCGCCTCGGATCGGGCCGAAGGCTGGTGGGTTCCCCGTTACAACCACATCGTCGGCCATGTGCTGCGGGGCGGCGGCTGGTATCCCGACCGCCAACTGCGGCTGCTGCGCCGCGACAAGGCGCACTACGACCCGGCGCGGGAGGTGCACGAGCTGGCCATCATCGACGGCCGCCAGGCCAACCTGAACGAACACCTGATCCACTACAACTACGACGCCTGGGATCAGTTCCATGCCAAACAGCGCCGCTACACCGCCTTCGAGGCCAAGACCTTGCGGGCCGAGGGCGTGCGGGCGCACCCGCGCCACCTGATCACCCGGCCTTTGCAGGCTTTCTGGCGGCGCTTCGTCACCTGGCAGGGCTACCGCGATGGTCTCTTCGGCCTGCGCCTGTGCCTGGTGATGGCGTGGTATGAGTTGTTGAAGTATGGGTGGTTGTTGAGGGGGAGGTGA
- a CDS encoding cytidine/deoxycytidylate deaminase family protein: MRKRPSWDEYFMSIALQVARRSTCDRANVGAIIVKDRRILTTGYNGSPAGLPHCDDVGHLMVEGHCVRTLHAEQNAIIQAAYHGVSVQESTLYVTHQPCLNCAKMIINAGIRRVVFAGTYPDTLARQFLAEAGVGLQHFALSEAEQEAVAHRPERGV; this comes from the coding sequence ATGCGAAAACGCCCGTCCTGGGACGAATACTTCATGAGCATCGCCTTGCAGGTGGCCAGGCGCAGCACCTGCGACCGGGCCAACGTCGGCGCTATCATCGTCAAAGACCGGCGCATCCTCACCACCGGCTACAACGGCTCGCCCGCCGGCCTGCCGCACTGCGACGACGTCGGGCACCTGATGGTCGAGGGCCACTGCGTGCGCACCCTCCATGCCGAGCAGAACGCCATCATCCAGGCCGCCTATCATGGCGTCTCGGTGCAGGAGAGCACGCTCTATGTCACCCATCAGCCCTGCCTGAACTGCGCCAAGATGATCATCAACGCCGGCATCCGCCGGGTGGTGTTCGCGGGGACCTATCCCGATACCCTGGCCCGCCAGTTCCTGGCCGAGGCAGGCGTGGGTTTGCAGCACTTTGCACTATCCGAGGCAGAGCAAGAAGCCGTTGCGCACAGACCGGAGCGGGGGGTGTGA
- a CDS encoding glycosyltransferase family 2 protein: protein MHLGIVIVSYNVRDLLRACLASVFADLSRSPHLSAEVLVIDNASADDSAGMVAAAFPQAGIIASERNLGFAGGNNLGLRRLGLGRETQPPGAPDAILLLNPDTEVQPGALAAMAGFLASEPRAGGCGARLSYGDGSFQHSAFRFPGLAQLYLDLFPAHPRLLDSRLNGRFPRRLYEGENPFPVDFVLGAALMVRGQAIAAAGLLDEGFFIYAEEMDWQFRLRAAGWPIFCVPAAHITHHEGRSTRQFRGPMTVALWRSRLRYYDKHYPPWKRAAARRLIRRGMAAQSRAAAAAHQSGQIDDAELQARLSAYRQVIALLSADARP from the coding sequence ATGCACCTGGGCATCGTCATCGTCAGCTACAACGTGCGCGACCTCCTGCGCGCCTGCCTGGCCTCCGTCTTCGCCGACCTCTCCCGCTCGCCCCATCTGAGCGCCGAGGTGCTGGTGATCGACAACGCCTCGGCCGATGACAGCGCCGGCATGGTTGCAGCCGCATTCCCCCAGGCCGGGATCATCGCCTCTGAGCGCAACCTGGGCTTTGCCGGCGGCAACAACCTGGGCCTGCGGCGCCTGGGGCTGGGCAGAGAGACACAACCGCCCGGCGCTCCTGACGCCATCCTCCTCCTGAACCCGGACACCGAAGTCCAGCCCGGCGCGCTGGCGGCGATGGCCGGATTTCTGGCCTCGGAACCGAGGGCGGGGGGATGCGGCGCCCGCCTGAGCTATGGCGATGGCAGCTTCCAGCACAGCGCCTTCCGCTTCCCCGGCCTGGCCCAACTCTATCTCGACCTCTTCCCTGCTCACCCGCGGCTGCTCGATTCCCGGCTCAACGGCCGCTTTCCCCGCCGCCTGTACGAGGGCGAGAATCCCTTCCCCGTCGATTTCGTCCTCGGCGCCGCCCTGATGGTGCGCGGCCAGGCCATCGCCGCCGCCGGGCTGCTGGACGAGGGCTTCTTCATCTACGCCGAGGAAATGGACTGGCAATTCCGCCTGCGGGCTGCCGGCTGGCCGATCTTCTGCGTCCCCGCCGCCCACATCACCCACCACGAAGGCCGCAGCACCCGCCAATTCCGCGGCCCCATGACCGTCGCCCTCTGGCGCTCGCGGCTGCGCTACTACGACAAACACTACCCGCCCTGGAAGCGCGCCGCCGCCCGCCGCCTGATCCGCCGCGGCATGGCCGCCCAAAGCCGCGCCGCCGCCGCCGCCCACCAGTCCGGCCAGATCGACGACGCCGAACTCCAGGCCCGGCTCAGCGCCTACCGCCAGGTGATCGCCCTGCTTTCTGCCGATGCCCGCCCCTGA